From a region of the Enterobacter cancerogenus genome:
- the qseB gene encoding quorum sensing response regulator transcription factor QseB, with protein MRILLVEDDKLIGDGIKTGLSKLGFSVDWFTDGKTGQAALYSAPYDAVVLDLTLPEIDGLEMLRAWRESGRSEPVLILTARDALNQRVEGLRLGADDYLCKPFALIEVAARLEALVRRSHGQTRSELRHGKVMLDPVSLVATLDGDTLVLKPKEFALLELLMRNAGRVLPRKHIEEKLYNWDDDVSSNAVEVHVHHLRRKLGSEFIRTVHGIGYTLGDA; from the coding sequence ATGCGCATTTTACTGGTAGAAGACGACAAGTTAATCGGCGACGGCATTAAGACGGGCTTAAGCAAACTGGGCTTTAGCGTGGACTGGTTTACCGACGGGAAAACCGGCCAGGCGGCGCTCTACAGCGCCCCGTACGACGCCGTGGTGCTGGATCTCACCCTGCCGGAAATCGACGGTCTGGAGATGCTACGCGCGTGGCGCGAAAGCGGCCGCAGCGAGCCGGTGCTGATCCTGACGGCGCGGGATGCGCTTAACCAGCGCGTCGAAGGGCTGCGTCTGGGGGCGGATGATTATCTGTGTAAGCCGTTCGCCCTGATCGAAGTGGCGGCCCGCCTTGAAGCGCTGGTGCGCCGCAGCCACGGCCAGACGCGCAGCGAACTGCGCCACGGTAAGGTCATGCTCGATCCGGTCAGCCTGGTGGCGACGCTTGACGGCGACACGCTGGTGCTTAAACCGAAAGAGTTTGCGCTCCTTGAGCTGTTAATGCGCAACGCGGGCCGGGTTCTGCCGCGCAAACACATTGAAGAAAAACTGTATAACTGGGATGACGACGTCTCCAGCAACGCGGTGGAAGTGCATGTTCATCACCTGCGCCGCAAGCTTGGGAGCGAGTTTATCCGCACCGTGCACGGCATCGGTTATACCCTGGGTGACGCATGA
- a CDS encoding YgiW/YdeI family stress tolerance OB fold protein — MKKYAAIAAIMMMTTAPVFAAQGGFNGPSATASQTQTQQGGFVDNNANLTTAAKVKDLKDDAWVKLRGNITERLSDDRYTFRDESGTVVVEIDHKRWNGVTVTPQDKVELQGKVDKDWNEFEIDVKQVIKLNK; from the coding sequence ATGAAAAAATACGCTGCAATTGCTGCCATCATGATGATGACCACCGCACCTGTCTTTGCTGCACAGGGTGGCTTTAACGGCCCATCGGCCACCGCCAGCCAGACGCAAACCCAGCAGGGCGGTTTTGTGGATAACAACGCCAACCTGACCACGGCGGCAAAAGTGAAAGATCTGAAGGACGACGCCTGGGTTAAGCTGCGCGGGAACATTACCGAGCGCCTGTCCGATGACCGCTACACCTTCCGCGACGAGAGCGGCACGGTGGTGGTGGAGATCGACCACAAGCGCTGGAACGGCGTGACCGTGACCCCGCAGGATAAAGTCGAGCTTCAGGGTAAAGTCGACAAAGACTGGAACGAATTTGAAATCGACGTGAAGCAGGTTATTAAACTGAACAAATAA
- the parC gene encoding DNA topoisomerase IV subunit A, producing the protein MSDMAERLALHEFTENAYLNYSMYVIMDRALPFIGDGLKPVQRRIVYAMSELGLSASAKFKKSARTVGDVLGKYHPHGDSACYEAMVLMAQPFSYRYPLVDGQGNWGAPDDPKSFAAMRYTESRLSKYAELLLGELGQGTVDWVPNFDGTLQEPKMLPARLPNILLNGTTGIAVGMATDIPPHNLREVANAAITLIEQPKTSLDELLDIVQGPDYPTEAEIITSRAEIRKIYQNGRGSVRMRAVWNKEDGAVVITALPHQVSGAKVLEQIASQMRNKKLPMVDDLRDESDHENPTRLVIVPRSNRVDMDQVMNHLFATTDLEKSYRINLNMIGLDGRPAVKNLLEILTEWLTFRRDTVRRRLNHRLEKVLKRLHILEGLLVAFLNIDEVIEIIRTEDEPKPALMSRFGISETQAEAILELKLRHLAKLEEMKIRGEQDELEKERDKLQAILASERKMNTLLKKELQADADAFGDDRRSPLHEREEARAMNEHDMQPSEPVTIVLSQSGWVRSAKGHDIDAPGLSYKAGDSFKAAVKGKSNQPVAFIDSTGRSYAIDPITLPSARGQGEPLTGKLTLPPGATVDHMLMESDDQKLLMASDAGYGFICTFNDLVSRNRAGKALISLPDNAHVMPPLVIENDSDMLLAITAAGRMLMFPVSDLPALSKGKGNKIINIPSAEAAKGEDGLAHLFILPPQSTLTIHVGKRKIKLRPEELQKVVGERGRRGSLMRGLQRIDRIEIDSPNRPVVGDSEA; encoded by the coding sequence ATGAGCGATATGGCAGAGCGCCTCGCGCTACATGAATTCACGGAAAACGCCTACCTGAACTACTCCATGTACGTCATCATGGACAGGGCGTTGCCGTTTATCGGGGATGGCCTGAAGCCCGTCCAGCGCCGCATCGTCTATGCGATGTCCGAGCTGGGGCTGAGCGCCAGCGCCAAGTTCAAAAAATCCGCCCGTACCGTCGGTGACGTACTGGGTAAATACCATCCGCACGGCGACAGCGCCTGTTATGAAGCGATGGTACTGATGGCGCAGCCGTTCTCTTACCGTTACCCGCTGGTCGACGGGCAAGGGAACTGGGGTGCGCCGGACGATCCGAAATCCTTCGCGGCCATGCGTTACACCGAATCCCGCCTGTCCAAATATGCCGAATTGCTGCTGGGCGAGCTGGGTCAGGGCACGGTTGACTGGGTGCCTAACTTCGACGGGACGTTACAGGAGCCGAAAATGCTGCCTGCGCGCCTGCCGAACATCCTGCTCAACGGCACCACTGGTATTGCTGTCGGTATGGCGACGGACATCCCGCCGCACAACCTGCGTGAAGTGGCAAACGCCGCCATCACCCTGATTGAACAGCCGAAAACCTCGCTGGACGAGCTGCTGGATATCGTGCAGGGGCCGGACTACCCGACCGAGGCTGAAATCATTACCTCGCGCGCGGAAATTCGCAAAATCTACCAGAACGGCCGTGGCTCCGTGCGTATGCGCGCCGTCTGGAATAAAGAAGATGGTGCCGTGGTGATCACCGCGCTGCCGCACCAGGTCTCTGGCGCGAAGGTGCTGGAGCAGATCGCCTCCCAGATGCGCAATAAAAAGCTGCCGATGGTGGACGACCTGCGCGATGAGTCGGATCACGAGAACCCGACCCGTCTGGTGATCGTCCCGCGCTCCAACCGCGTGGACATGGATCAGGTGATGAACCACCTGTTCGCCACCACCGATCTGGAAAAAAGCTACCGCATCAACCTGAACATGATTGGCCTCGACGGCCGTCCGGCGGTGAAAAACCTGCTGGAGATCCTCACCGAGTGGCTGACGTTCCGCCGCGATACGGTGCGTCGTCGTCTGAATCACCGTCTGGAAAAAGTGCTCAAGCGCCTGCATATCCTCGAAGGTTTGCTGGTGGCGTTCCTCAATATCGACGAAGTGATTGAAATCATTCGTACCGAGGACGAGCCGAAGCCAGCGCTGATGTCGCGTTTCGGTATCAGCGAAACCCAGGCCGAAGCGATCCTTGAGCTGAAGCTGCGCCATCTCGCCAAACTGGAAGAGATGAAGATCCGCGGCGAGCAGGACGAGCTGGAAAAAGAGCGCGATAAGCTGCAGGCGATCCTCGCCTCCGAGCGCAAAATGAATACCCTGCTGAAGAAAGAGCTGCAGGCTGATGCCGACGCGTTTGGCGACGACCGCCGTTCTCCGCTGCACGAGCGCGAAGAAGCCAGAGCGATGAACGAGCACGACATGCAGCCTTCCGAGCCGGTCACCATCGTGCTGTCGCAAAGCGGCTGGGTGCGCAGCGCGAAAGGTCACGATATCGACGCGCCGGGCCTGAGCTACAAGGCGGGCGACAGCTTCAAGGCGGCGGTAAAAGGCAAGAGCAACCAGCCAGTGGCATTTATCGACTCCACGGGCCGCAGCTATGCCATCGATCCTATCACGCTGCCGTCTGCGCGCGGGCAGGGCGAGCCGCTCACCGGCAAGCTGACGCTGCCGCCGGGTGCCACGGTTGACCATATGCTGATGGAGTCCGACGACCAGAAACTGCTGATGGCCTCAGACGCGGGCTACGGCTTCATCTGTACCTTTAACGATCTGGTGTCGCGCAACCGTGCGGGTAAAGCGTTGATCAGCCTGCCGGATAACGCGCACGTTATGCCGCCGCTGGTCATTGAGAACGACAGCGATATGCTGCTGGCCATCACGGCCGCCGGACGTATGCTGATGTTCCCAGTGAGCGATCTGCCGGCGCTGTCAAAAGGTAAGGGCAACAAAATCATTAACATCCCGTCGGCGGAAGCGGCAAAAGGCGAAGATGGCCTGGCGCACCTGTTTATTTTACCGCCGCAAAGTACGCTGACGATCCACGTTGGCAAACGTAAAATTAAGCTTCGCCCGGAAGAGTTGCAAAAAGTGGTAGGCGAGCGCGGCCGCCGCGGCTCGCTGATGCGTGGCCTGCAGCGTATCGACCGCATTGAGATTGATTCTCCGAATCGTCCCGTCGTGGGCGACAGCGAAGCCTAG
- the plsC gene encoding 1-acylglycerol-3-phosphate O-acyltransferase — translation MLYIVRLILTVIYCILVCVFGCIWCLFSPRNPKHVATFGHMFGRLAPLFGLKVEKRLPEGAENFGNAIYIANHQNNYDMVTAANIVLPPTVTVGKKSLLWIPFFGQLYWLTGNLLIDRNNRAKAHGTIAEVVNHFKKRKISIWMFPEGTRSRGRGLLPFKTGAFHAAIAAGVPIIPVCVSNTSNKINLNRLNNGLVIVEMLPPVDTSHYGKDQVRELATHCRELMAQHIAQLDKEVAEREAAGKI, via the coding sequence ATGCTATACATTGTTCGTTTAATTCTTACCGTTATTTACTGCATTCTGGTCTGTGTTTTCGGCTGTATCTGGTGCCTGTTCAGCCCGCGTAATCCGAAGCATGTCGCCACTTTTGGTCACATGTTCGGACGTCTTGCCCCGCTGTTTGGCCTGAAGGTCGAAAAACGTCTGCCGGAAGGGGCAGAGAACTTCGGTAATGCCATCTATATCGCTAACCATCAGAACAATTACGATATGGTCACGGCTGCTAACATCGTATTACCGCCGACCGTGACGGTAGGGAAAAAAAGCCTGCTGTGGATCCCGTTTTTCGGCCAGCTTTACTGGCTCACCGGTAACCTGCTGATCGACCGTAATAATCGGGCAAAAGCCCACGGCACCATTGCCGAAGTGGTGAACCACTTTAAAAAACGCAAAATCTCAATCTGGATGTTCCCGGAAGGGACGCGCAGCCGTGGCCGTGGCCTGCTGCCGTTTAAAACCGGTGCGTTTCATGCTGCAATTGCGGCAGGGGTTCCAATTATTCCCGTGTGCGTTTCCAACACTTCTAATAAAATTAATCTTAACCGCCTGAATAATGGGCTGGTGATAGTGGAAATGCTGCCGCCGGTGGACACCAGTCACTACGGTAAAGATCAGGTGCGCGAACTGGCGACACACTGCCGCGAGCTGATGGCTCAGCATATCGCGCAGCTCGACAAAGAAGTCGCAGAGAGAGAAGCCGCCGGTAAAATTTAA
- the ftsP gene encoding cell division protein FtsP has protein sequence MSLSRRQFIQASGIALCAGAMPLTASAAGQQQPLPIPPLIESRRGQPLFLTLQRSHWSFTQGTRASIWGINGRYLGPTIRVWNGDDVKLIYSNRTPENVAMTVSGLQVPGPLVGGAARMMSPNADWAPVLPIRQSAATLWYHANTPNRTAQQVYNGLAGMWLIEDEISKSLPIPNHYGVDDFPVIIQDKRLDNFGTPEYSEPGSGGFVGDTLLVNGAQSPYVEVSRGWVRLRLLNASNSRRYLLQMSDGRVLHVISGDQGFLPAPVSVKQLALAPGERREILVDMTNGDEVSLTCGEAASIVDRIRGFFEPSSILVSTLVLTLRPTGLLPLVTDSLPMRLLPQEIMTGPAVRSRDISLGDDPGINGALWDVNRIDITAQQGTWERWTVRSDMPQSFHIEGVSFLIRNVNGAMPFPEDRGWKDTVWVDGQVELLVYYGQPSWPHFPFLYHSQTLEMMDRGSVGQLLVNPAP, from the coding sequence ATGTCACTCAGTCGGCGTCAATTTATTCAGGCTTCGGGGATCGCCCTTTGTGCGGGTGCGATGCCGCTGACAGCCAGCGCCGCGGGGCAGCAGCAGCCGTTGCCCATTCCGCCGTTGATCGAATCCCGTCGCGGGCAGCCGCTTTTCCTGACGTTACAGCGCAGCCACTGGTCCTTTACCCAGGGGACGCGCGCCTCCATCTGGGGTATTAACGGGCGCTACCTCGGGCCAACCATCCGCGTGTGGAACGGCGATGACGTTAAGCTGATTTACAGTAACCGCACGCCTGAGAATGTCGCGATGACCGTCAGCGGCCTGCAGGTGCCTGGCCCGCTGGTTGGCGGCGCGGCGCGCATGATGTCGCCAAACGCCGACTGGGCGCCGGTATTGCCGATCCGCCAGAGCGCGGCGACCCTGTGGTATCACGCCAACACCCCAAACCGCACTGCGCAGCAGGTCTATAATGGCCTCGCGGGCATGTGGCTGATTGAAGATGAGATCAGCAAATCACTGCCGATCCCGAACCACTACGGCGTGGATGATTTCCCGGTCATTATTCAGGACAAACGTCTGGATAACTTTGGCACGCCGGAATACAGCGAGCCGGGTAGCGGCGGTTTTGTCGGCGACACGCTGCTGGTTAACGGTGCGCAAAGTCCGTATGTCGAAGTGTCTCGCGGCTGGGTGCGCCTGCGTCTGCTTAACGCCTCCAACTCCCGACGCTATCTGCTGCAGATGAGCGATGGCCGCGTCCTGCACGTGATTTCAGGCGATCAGGGCTTCCTGCCCGCGCCGGTTTCCGTTAAGCAGCTGGCGCTGGCACCGGGCGAACGCCGTGAAATTCTGGTCGACATGACCAACGGCGATGAAGTCTCTTTAACCTGCGGCGAAGCGGCCAGCATTGTCGACCGTATCCGCGGATTCTTTGAACCGTCGAGCATTCTGGTTTCTACCCTGGTGCTGACCCTGCGTCCAACCGGCCTGCTGCCGCTGGTGACCGACAGCCTGCCGATGCGCCTGCTGCCGCAGGAGATCATGACCGGGCCCGCGGTCCGCAGCCGCGACATCAGCCTGGGCGACGATCCGGGCATTAATGGCGCGCTGTGGGACGTAAACCGCATCGATATTACCGCTCAGCAGGGCACCTGGGAGCGCTGGACGGTGCGGTCAGATATGCCCCAGTCGTTCCATATTGAGGGCGTGAGCTTCCTGATCCGCAACGTCAACGGCGCGATGCCGTTCCCGGAAGATCGCGGCTGGAAAGATACCGTCTGGGTGGACGGGCAGGTAGAGCTGCTGGTCTACTACGGTCAACCTTCGTGGCCGCACTTCCCGTTCCTCTATCACAGCCAGACGCTGGAGATGATGGACAGGGGATCCGTGGGGCAGCTGCTGGTGAATCCGGCACCGTAA
- a CDS encoding YgiQ family radical SAM protein has product MSAISLIQPDRDLFSWPQYWAACFGPAPFLPMSREEMDLLGWDSCDIILVTGDAYVDHPSFGMAICGRMLEAQGFRVGIISQPDWNSKDDFMRLGKPNLFFGVTAGNMDSMINRYTADRKLRHDDAYTPDNVAGKRPDRATLVYTQRCKEAWKDVPVILGGIEASLRRTAHYDYWSDTVRRSVLVDSKADMLIFGNGERPLVEVAHRLAQGEPVGNIRDVRNTAIMVKEALPGWSGVDSRIIDMPGKIDPIPHPYGDDLPCADNKPVAPKKAEAKAVVVQPPRPKPWEKTYVLLPSFEKVKADKVLYAHASRILHHETNPGCARALMQKHGERYIWINPPAIPLSTEEMDSVFALPYKRVPHPAYGSSRIPAYEMIRFSINIMRGCFGGCSFCSITEHEGRIIQSRSEDSIVNEIEAIRDTVPGFTGVISDLGGPTANMYMLRCKSPRAEQTCRRLSCVYPSICEHMDTNHEPTINLYRRARDLKGIKKILIASGVRYDIAVEDPRYIKELATHHVGGYLKIAPEHTEEGPLSKMMKPGMGSYDRFKELFDTYSKQAGKEQYLIPYFISAHPGTRDEDMVNLALWLKQRRFRLDQVQNFYPSPLANSTTMYYTGKNPLSKIGYKSEDVVVPKGDKQRRLHKALLRYHDPANWPLIRQALEEMGKKHLIGSRRDCLVPAPTLDEMREARRQNRHTRPALTKHTPIVHQRSNGGATGAKKTGKRKIG; this is encoded by the coding sequence ATGAGCGCAATTTCCCTGATCCAGCCGGATCGTGACCTCTTCTCCTGGCCGCAGTACTGGGCTGCCTGCTTTGGGCCAGCGCCGTTCCTGCCAATGTCCCGCGAAGAGATGGATCTGCTGGGCTGGGATAGCTGCGATATCATTCTGGTGACGGGCGATGCCTACGTTGACCACCCCAGCTTCGGCATGGCGATCTGCGGACGTATGCTGGAAGCGCAGGGCTTTCGCGTCGGGATCATCTCCCAGCCTGACTGGAACAGCAAAGACGACTTTATGCGTCTGGGGAAACCGAACCTGTTCTTCGGCGTGACCGCGGGTAACATGGACTCGATGATCAACCGCTACACCGCCGATCGCAAGCTGCGCCATGACGATGCTTACACCCCGGATAACGTGGCGGGGAAACGCCCGGATCGCGCCACGCTGGTCTATACCCAACGCTGCAAAGAAGCCTGGAAAGATGTCCCGGTGATCCTGGGCGGTATCGAAGCCAGCCTGCGCCGCACCGCGCACTATGACTACTGGTCCGATACCGTGCGTCGCTCGGTACTGGTCGATTCCAAAGCCGACATGCTGATCTTCGGCAACGGCGAGCGTCCGCTGGTGGAAGTGGCACACCGTCTTGCGCAGGGCGAGCCGGTAGGCAACATCCGCGACGTGCGCAATACCGCGATTATGGTGAAAGAGGCGCTGCCGGGCTGGAGCGGGGTGGATTCCCGCATCATTGATATGCCAGGCAAAATCGACCCTATCCCGCACCCGTACGGCGACGACCTGCCGTGTGCGGATAACAAACCGGTCGCCCCGAAAAAAGCCGAAGCGAAAGCCGTGGTGGTTCAGCCGCCGCGCCCGAAGCCGTGGGAAAAAACCTACGTCCTGCTGCCGTCCTTTGAAAAAGTCAAAGCCGATAAAGTGCTCTACGCCCATGCGTCGCGTATTTTGCACCATGAAACCAACCCCGGCTGCGCCCGCGCGCTGATGCAGAAGCACGGCGAGCGTTATATCTGGATCAACCCACCGGCGATCCCGCTTTCCACCGAAGAGATGGACAGCGTCTTTGCGCTGCCGTACAAGCGCGTACCGCATCCGGCGTACGGCAGCAGCCGTATTCCGGCGTATGAGATGATCCGCTTCTCGATCAACATCATGCGCGGCTGCTTTGGCGGTTGCTCCTTCTGCTCCATTACCGAGCACGAGGGCCGCATTATTCAGAGTCGCTCTGAAGATTCCATCGTCAACGAGATCGAAGCCATTCGCGACACGGTGCCGGGTTTTACCGGGGTGATATCCGATCTCGGCGGCCCGACCGCCAACATGTACATGCTGCGCTGTAAATCGCCGCGCGCGGAGCAGACCTGCCGCCGTTTATCCTGTGTCTATCCGAGCATTTGCGAGCATATGGACACCAACCACGAGCCGACGATCAATCTATATCGCCGTGCGCGTGATCTGAAAGGCATCAAGAAGATCCTGATCGCCTCCGGGGTGCGTTACGACATTGCGGTGGAAGATCCGCGCTACATCAAAGAGCTGGCGACGCACCATGTCGGCGGTTATCTGAAGATTGCCCCGGAGCACACCGAAGAAGGCCCGCTGTCCAAGATGATGAAGCCGGGCATGGGCAGCTACGATCGTTTTAAAGAGCTGTTTGATACCTACTCGAAGCAGGCGGGCAAAGAGCAGTATCTGATCCCGTACTTCATTTCCGCGCACCCCGGCACGCGCGATGAAGATATGGTCAACCTGGCGCTGTGGCTGAAACAGCGTCGCTTCCGACTCGATCAGGTGCAGAACTTCTATCCGTCGCCGCTCGCCAACTCGACGACCATGTATTACACCGGCAAGAACCCGCTGAGTAAGATTGGCTACAAGAGTGAAGACGTGGTGGTGCCGAAAGGGGATAAACAGCGTCGTCTGCATAAAGCGCTGCTGCGTTACCACGATCCGGCTAACTGGCCGCTGATCCGCCAGGCGCTGGAAGAGATGGGTAAAAAACACCTGATTGGCTCACGCCGCGACTGCCTGGTCCCTGCGCCAACGCTCGATGAAATGCGGGAAGCACGCCGCCAGAATCGCCATACGCGCCCGGCCCTCACGAAACATACGCCGATTGTGCATCAGCGTTCGAACGGTGGGGCAACGGGGGCGAAAAAAACGGGAAAACGTAAGATCGGATAA
- the dkgA gene encoding 2,5-didehydrogluconate reductase DkgA, translating to MANQTVIKLQDGNVMPQLGLGVWKAGNDEVVSAIHKALEVGYRSIDTAAAYKNEDGVGKALASAGMPRDDLFITTKLWNDDQKRPREALQESLDKLQLDFVDLYLMHWPVPAIDHYVDAWKGMIELQQAGLVKSIGVCNFQVHHLQRLIDETGVAPVINQIELHPLMQQRQLHSWNATHKIQTESWSPLAQGGEGVFDQKIIRTLADKYGKTPAQIVIRWHLDCGLVVIPKSVTPSRIAENFDVWDFRLDKDELGEIAKLDQGKRLGPDPDQFGG from the coding sequence ATGGCAAACCAAACCGTGATCAAGCTTCAGGACGGCAACGTAATGCCCCAGTTGGGGCTCGGCGTATGGAAAGCCGGTAACGACGAGGTCGTGTCCGCCATTCATAAAGCACTGGAAGTCGGCTACCGGTCGATTGATACCGCTGCCGCGTACAAAAATGAGGACGGCGTGGGCAAGGCGCTCGCCAGCGCAGGCATGCCCCGCGACGACCTTTTCATCACTACCAAGCTGTGGAACGACGACCAAAAACGCCCGCGCGAAGCCCTGCAGGAGAGCCTGGACAAGCTGCAGCTCGATTTTGTCGATCTGTATCTGATGCACTGGCCGGTTCCGGCTATCGATCATTACGTGGATGCCTGGAAAGGCATGATTGAGCTCCAGCAGGCTGGGCTGGTGAAAAGCATTGGGGTGTGTAACTTCCAGGTGCACCACCTGCAGCGTCTGATTGACGAGACGGGCGTCGCGCCGGTCATCAACCAGATTGAGCTGCACCCGCTGATGCAGCAACGTCAGCTGCATTCCTGGAACGCCACGCACAAGATCCAGACCGAATCCTGGAGCCCGCTGGCACAGGGCGGTGAAGGCGTATTCGATCAGAAGATCATTCGTACGCTGGCGGATAAATATGGCAAAACCCCGGCGCAGATTGTGATTCGCTGGCATCTGGACTGCGGCCTAGTGGTGATCCCGAAATCGGTCACGCCTTCGCGCATCGCTGAGAACTTCGACGTCTGGGATTTCCGCCTGGATAAAGATGAGCTGGGTGAGATTGCGAAGCTGGATCAGGGCAAGCGTTTGGGGCCGGATCCGGATCAGTTTGGGGGGTAA
- the yqhD gene encoding alcohol dehydrogenase, producing MNNFNLHTPTRILFGKGAIAELREQIPADARVLITYGGGSVKKTGVLDQVYSALDGLDVREFGGIEPNPSYETLMNAVKIAKDEKITFLLAVGGGSVLDGTKFIAAAAHYADGIDPWHILETRGSDVKSAIPMGSVLTLPATGSESNKGAVISRKTTGDKQAFMNEHVQPVFAILDPVYTYTLPARQVANGVVDAFVHTVEQYVTYPVDAKIQDRFAEGILLTLVEDGPKALQEPENYDVRANVMWAATQALNGLIGAGVPQDWATHMLGHELTAMHGLDHAQTLAVVLPALWNEKRDTKRAKLLQYAERVWNITEGSDDARIDAAIEATRNFFESLGVPTRLSGYGLDGSSIPALLAKLEAHGMTQLGEHGDITLDVSRRIYEAAR from the coding sequence ATGAATAACTTTAATCTACATACCCCCACCCGCATCCTGTTTGGTAAAGGTGCCATCGCCGAACTGCGCGAGCAGATCCCCGCTGACGCCCGCGTGCTGATCACCTACGGTGGCGGCAGCGTGAAAAAAACCGGCGTGCTGGATCAGGTTTACAGCGCGCTGGACGGTCTGGACGTGCGTGAGTTCGGCGGCATCGAGCCAAACCCGTCTTACGAAACGCTGATGAACGCGGTGAAAATCGCGAAAGATGAGAAGATCACCTTCCTGCTGGCCGTGGGCGGCGGTTCTGTTCTGGACGGCACCAAATTCATCGCCGCAGCGGCCCACTACGCGGACGGCATCGATCCGTGGCATATTCTGGAAACCCGCGGCAGCGACGTGAAAAGCGCGATCCCAATGGGCTCCGTGCTGACCCTGCCCGCCACCGGTTCGGAATCGAACAAAGGTGCGGTGATCTCCCGTAAAACCACGGGTGATAAGCAGGCCTTTATGAACGAACACGTTCAGCCGGTATTTGCCATTCTGGACCCGGTTTACACCTACACCCTGCCTGCACGTCAGGTCGCCAACGGCGTGGTGGATGCGTTTGTTCACACCGTTGAGCAGTACGTTACCTATCCGGTGGATGCCAAAATTCAGGACCGCTTCGCAGAAGGCATTCTGCTGACCCTGGTTGAAGATGGCCCGAAAGCGCTGCAGGAGCCGGAAAACTACGACGTGCGCGCCAACGTGATGTGGGCGGCAACTCAGGCGCTGAATGGCCTGATCGGTGCCGGCGTGCCGCAGGACTGGGCAACCCATATGCTCGGCCACGAGCTGACGGCGATGCACGGTCTGGATCACGCACAAACCCTGGCGGTGGTTCTGCCTGCGCTGTGGAATGAAAAACGTGACACCAAACGCGCCAAACTGCTGCAGTACGCCGAGCGCGTGTGGAACATCACCGAAGGTTCTGACGATGCGCGTATCGATGCCGCTATCGAAGCGACCCGCAACTTCTTTGAAAGCCTGGGCGTGCCAACGCGTCTTTCCGGCTATGGCCTGGACGGCAGCTCCATCCCTGCCCTGCTGGCAAAACTCGAGGCGCACGGCATGACGCAACTGGGCGAGCACGGCGACATCACCCTGGACGTAAGCCGTCGTATTTACGAAGCGGCACGCTAA
- a CDS encoding AraC family transcriptional regulator, with protein sequence MNRDDICLQLTSQIKQLIDKQNSLSALLPDIRLLYGTQPGTRTPVMYQPGIVFLFSGHKIGYINERVFRYDTNEYLLLTVPLPFECETFATEAVPLAGIRVNVDILQLQELLMDIGEDELFQPSMAASGINSATLSDEILCAVERLLDVMERPLDARILGKQIIREILYHVLLGPGGGALLALVSRQTHFSLISRVLKRIESQYTENLSVDQLAAEANMSVSAFHHNFKSVTSTSPLQYLKTYRLHKARMLMIHDGMKASAAAMRVGYESASQFSREFKRYFGVTPGEDATRIRTMQGA encoded by the coding sequence ATGAACCGCGATGACATCTGTTTACAGCTTACTTCGCAAATCAAACAGTTGATAGATAAGCAAAATTCCCTGAGTGCGCTGCTGCCGGATATCCGCCTGCTCTACGGGACGCAGCCGGGTACGCGCACGCCGGTGATGTACCAGCCGGGCATCGTTTTTCTCTTTTCCGGCCATAAAATTGGCTATATCAATGAGCGCGTGTTTCGTTACGACACCAATGAATATCTGCTCCTGACGGTGCCTTTACCCTTTGAATGTGAAACGTTCGCGACGGAGGCGGTTCCGCTGGCGGGGATCCGCGTGAATGTTGATATTCTGCAACTGCAGGAGCTGCTGATGGACATTGGGGAAGATGAGCTGTTCCAGCCGTCGATGGCGGCCAGCGGCATCAACTCCGCGACGCTGTCGGATGAAATCCTCTGCGCCGTTGAACGCCTGCTGGACGTCATGGAAAGACCGCTGGATGCCCGTATCCTCGGCAAGCAGATTATCCGCGAGATCCTCTACCACGTTCTGTTAGGGCCGGGGGGCGGGGCGCTACTGGCGCTGGTGAGCCGTCAGACGCACTTCAGCCTGATCAGCCGCGTGTTGAAACGCATTGAAAGCCAGTATACGGAAAACCTCAGCGTGGACCAGCTGGCGGCAGAGGCGAACATGAGCGTGTCGGCGTTCCACCATAATTTTAAGTCGGTCACCAGCACCTCGCCGCTGCAGTATCTTAAAACCTACCGGCTGCACAAGGCGCGCATGCTGATGATCCACGACGGCATGAAGGCCAGCGCGGCGGCTATGCGCGTTGGGTATGAAAGTGCATCGCAGTTTAGTCGGGAATTTAAGCGCTATTTCGGCGTGACGCCGGGGGAAGATGCGACGCGCATCAGAACAATGCAGGGCGCTTAG